The following are from one region of the Salminus brasiliensis chromosome 14, fSalBra1.hap2, whole genome shotgun sequence genome:
- the LOC140577468 gene encoding L-rhamnose-binding lectin CSL3-like, whose translation MQAQIVSGITWMLLQLLYGGAPAASVVAAKRYLTCEGHSAHLSCDYGYIKVYTANYGRTDKTTCSDRRPHHQISNVHCFQEGTLKVMSDRCNGRRSCSVPVVNQIFHDPCIGTYKYLDFAYHCLPYKRSVICEYQEGEISCSFGELFIHHANYGRRDRTTCPHKLATTSDCYFPQTSSLRSRCNGKKSCKLRASNDVFSDPCHGVHKYLEVTYSCTSFNDPLSGEARATEPQLPFWCHSATTLPRCLPAFRAVASTAAATAALQDPSIHASSWPHTHRQTGAGLRVTAQAPNGKTPES comes from the exons ATGCAAGCACAAATTGTGAGCGGGATTACCT GGATGCTATTGCAATTATTGTATG GAGGTGCTCCGGCAGCTTCAGTTGTAGCAGCGAAAAGATATCTGACATGCGAGGGACACTCTGCTCATCTCTCCTGCG ATTATGGCTACATAAAAGTTTACACCGCTAATTATGGACGAACGGACAAAACGACCTGTTCTGACAGGAGACCACATCATCAGATTTCAAATGTTCATTGTTTCCAAGAAGGAACTCTCAAAGTCATGTCAGACAG ATGTAATGGACGGCGGAGCTGTTCTGTTCCTGTGGTAAATCAAATCTTTCATGATCCCTGTATTGGAACTTATAAATACCTGGACTTCGCTTACCACTGCCTTCCATACA AAAGGAGCGTGATCTGTGAATATCAGGAGGGTGAAATAAGCTGCA GTTTTGGAGAGCTATTCATCCATCATGCCAACTACGGGAGGAGGGATCGCACTACCTGCCCCCATAAACTAGCAACCACATCCGACTGTTACTTCCCTCAGACCTCCAGCTTACGTTCAAG GTGCAATGGCAAGAAGTCTTGCAAGCTGAGGGCCTCCAATGATGTATTCTCTGATCCATGCCatggtgtccataaatatttggaagTGACTTATAGCTGTACCTCATTT AATGACCCCCTGTCAGGAGAGGCCAGGGCGACTGAGCCGCAGCTCCCCTTCTGGTGCCACAGTGCCACCACATTACCACGCTGTTTGCCAGCATTCCGGGCTGTGGCGTCTACTGCAGCAgcaacagctgcactgcaggACCCTAGCATCCACGCAAGCTCCTggccacacactcacagacagacaggggcTGGGCTGCGTGTGACGGCACAGGCTCCCAATGGAAAAACTCCAGAGAGCTAA